In one Cyclopterus lumpus isolate fCycLum1 chromosome 24, fCycLum1.pri, whole genome shotgun sequence genomic region, the following are encoded:
- the tmem181 gene encoding transmembrane protein 181 isoform X2 — MDTDYSSGLENPVYTELKYFCRKIQEGYNELKEDLTPFRDDRFYRLAPMRLYTLSKRHFVLVFVFFLFCFGLTIFIGIAGPKIIAEQEHSGDQLLLKNLSVKTGPFNLVSPVLTTYNQQLWLTCVMQVENSNMGDFQQPFEINVELKGVMQDASVMHINNVHQKSRTLHCGAQCDEIIVLHLGYLNYTQYQVLVRFNGLQNITYEIKVKFVWKTYNPSFSQVEIWFRFVFVVLTFMVTCLFAHSLRKFSMRDWGIEQKWMSILLPMLLLYNDPFFPLSFLVNSWFPGTLDTFFQALFLCALLLFWLCVYHGIRVQGERKCLTFYLPKLIIVGLLWLSAVTLGIWQTVNELQDPTYQYKVDIVNFQGMKVFFLIVVALYILYLIFLVVRACSELKNMPYSDLRLRFLTALTFVVLVISMAILYLRFGAKALQNNFVAELSTHYQNSAEFLSFYGLLNFYLYTLAFVYSPSKNALYDSQLKDNPAFSMLNDSDDEVIYGSDYEDMPLQNGRAIKATAKYQDESDSD; from the exons ATGGACACCGACTACTCGTCCGGCTTGGAAAACCCAGTGTACACCGAGCTGAAATACTTCTGTAGGAAGATACAGGAGGGCTACaatgagctgaaggaggacCTGACACCTTTCCGCGATGATCGCTTTTACAG ACTGGCACCCATGCGGCTCTACACCCTGTCCAAGAGACATTTTGTCTTGGTCTTCGTGTTCTTCCTGTTCTGCTTTGGCCTCACGATCTTCATCGGGATTGCAG GTCCCAAGATTATTGCTGAGCAAGAGCACAGTGGAGATCAGTTACTTCTCAAAAACCTCTCAGTCAAG ACTGGGCCCTTCAATCTcgtgtctcctgtcctcaccACCTACAACCAGCAGCTGTGGCTCACCTGCGTGATGCAGGTTGAAAACAGCAATA tgggagACTTCCAGCAGCCTTTTGAGATCAACGTTGAGCTGAAAGGAGTGATGCAGGATGCCAGTGTGATGCACATCAACAATGTGCACCAGAAATCCCGGACGCTACACTGCGGGGCC CAATGTGATGAGATCATTGTGCTCCATCTTGGCTATCTGAACTACACCCAGTACCAGGTCTTGGTCCGCTTCAACGGCCTTCAAAATATCACATATGAAATCAAGGTCAAGTTTGTG TGGAAAACATACAACCCCAGCTTCTCTCAAGTGGAGATCTGGTTCCGGTTTGTCTTTGTGGTGCTGACATTTATGGTGACG TGTCTGTTTGCACACTCACTGAGGAAGTTTTCTATGAGGGATTGGGGCATAGAACAGAAGTGGATGTCCATCCTGCTCCCGATGCTGTTACTCTACAATG ATCCATTTTTCCCGCTGTCATTCCTGGTGAACAGCTGGTTTCCAGGCACGTTAGACACTTTCTTCCAGGCTCTGTTCCTGTGTGCGCTGCTGCTCTTCTGGCTCTGTGTTTATCATGGCATCAGGGTTCAG GGGGAGAGGAAATGTCTGACGTTCTACCTGCCGAAGCTGATAATTGTAGGTCTTCTGTGGCTGTCTGCGGTTACACTGGGCATTTGGCAAAC GGTTAATGAACTCCAAGACCCTACCTATCAGTATAAAGTGGACATAGTGAACTTCCAG GGCATGAAGGTCTTCTTCCTGATCGTAGTTGCCCTCTACATCCTATACCTGATTTTCCTGGTCGTCAGAGCTTGTTCTGAACTCAAGAACATGCCTTACTCGG ATCTCCGGCTCAGGTTTTTGACAGCTCTGACGTTTGTGGTCCTTGTTATAAG CATGGCCATTCTCTACCTGAGGTTTGGTGCCAAGGCTCTCCAAAACAATTTTGTTGCTGAACTGTCGACGCATTACCAAAACT CAGCTGAATTTTTATCGTTCTATGGTCTACTCAACTTTTACTTGTACACATTGGCATTTGTGTATTCCCCCTCCAAAAATGCACTTTATG ACTCCCAGTTGAAGGATAATCCTGCTTTCTCCATGCTAAATGACTCGGATGATGAAGTAATATATGG GAGTGATTATGAAGACATGCCTTTACAAAACGGACGTGCTATCAAAGCAACCGCCAAGTACCAGGATGAGAGTGACAGTGACTGA
- the tmem181 gene encoding transmembrane protein 181 isoform X1, which yields MELLAPMRLYTLSKRHFVLVFVFFLFCFGLTIFIGIAGPKIIAEQEHSGDQLLLKNLSVKTGPFNLVSPVLTTYNQQLWLTCVMQVENSNMGDFQQPFEINVELKGVMQDASVMHINNVHQKSRTLHCGAQCDEIIVLHLGYLNYTQYQVLVRFNGLQNITYEIKVKFVWKTYNPSFSQVEIWFRFVFVVLTFMVTCLFAHSLRKFSMRDWGIEQKWMSILLPMLLLYNDPFFPLSFLVNSWFPGTLDTFFQALFLCALLLFWLCVYHGIRVQGERKCLTFYLPKLIIVGLLWLSAVTLGIWQTVNELQDPTYQYKVDIVNFQGMKVFFLIVVALYILYLIFLVVRACSELKNMPYSDLRLRFLTALTFVVLVISMAILYLRFGAKALQNNFVAELSTHYQNSAEFLSFYGLLNFYLYTLAFVYSPSKNALYDSQLKDNPAFSMLNDSDDEVIYGSDYEDMPLQNGRAIKATAKYQDESDSD from the exons ATGGAGCT ACTGGCACCCATGCGGCTCTACACCCTGTCCAAGAGACATTTTGTCTTGGTCTTCGTGTTCTTCCTGTTCTGCTTTGGCCTCACGATCTTCATCGGGATTGCAG GTCCCAAGATTATTGCTGAGCAAGAGCACAGTGGAGATCAGTTACTTCTCAAAAACCTCTCAGTCAAG ACTGGGCCCTTCAATCTcgtgtctcctgtcctcaccACCTACAACCAGCAGCTGTGGCTCACCTGCGTGATGCAGGTTGAAAACAGCAATA tgggagACTTCCAGCAGCCTTTTGAGATCAACGTTGAGCTGAAAGGAGTGATGCAGGATGCCAGTGTGATGCACATCAACAATGTGCACCAGAAATCCCGGACGCTACACTGCGGGGCC CAATGTGATGAGATCATTGTGCTCCATCTTGGCTATCTGAACTACACCCAGTACCAGGTCTTGGTCCGCTTCAACGGCCTTCAAAATATCACATATGAAATCAAGGTCAAGTTTGTG TGGAAAACATACAACCCCAGCTTCTCTCAAGTGGAGATCTGGTTCCGGTTTGTCTTTGTGGTGCTGACATTTATGGTGACG TGTCTGTTTGCACACTCACTGAGGAAGTTTTCTATGAGGGATTGGGGCATAGAACAGAAGTGGATGTCCATCCTGCTCCCGATGCTGTTACTCTACAATG ATCCATTTTTCCCGCTGTCATTCCTGGTGAACAGCTGGTTTCCAGGCACGTTAGACACTTTCTTCCAGGCTCTGTTCCTGTGTGCGCTGCTGCTCTTCTGGCTCTGTGTTTATCATGGCATCAGGGTTCAG GGGGAGAGGAAATGTCTGACGTTCTACCTGCCGAAGCTGATAATTGTAGGTCTTCTGTGGCTGTCTGCGGTTACACTGGGCATTTGGCAAAC GGTTAATGAACTCCAAGACCCTACCTATCAGTATAAAGTGGACATAGTGAACTTCCAG GGCATGAAGGTCTTCTTCCTGATCGTAGTTGCCCTCTACATCCTATACCTGATTTTCCTGGTCGTCAGAGCTTGTTCTGAACTCAAGAACATGCCTTACTCGG ATCTCCGGCTCAGGTTTTTGACAGCTCTGACGTTTGTGGTCCTTGTTATAAG CATGGCCATTCTCTACCTGAGGTTTGGTGCCAAGGCTCTCCAAAACAATTTTGTTGCTGAACTGTCGACGCATTACCAAAACT CAGCTGAATTTTTATCGTTCTATGGTCTACTCAACTTTTACTTGTACACATTGGCATTTGTGTATTCCCCCTCCAAAAATGCACTTTATG ACTCCCAGTTGAAGGATAATCCTGCTTTCTCCATGCTAAATGACTCGGATGATGAAGTAATATATGG GAGTGATTATGAAGACATGCCTTTACAAAACGGACGTGCTATCAAAGCAACCGCCAAGTACCAGGATGAGAGTGACAGTGACTGA
- the dynlt1 gene encoding dynein light chain Tctex-type 1, producing MDEYQTEEETAFVVEEVTKIIKESVEAAIGGNAYQHNRVNHWTTSVVEQCLSQLSKLGKPFKYIVTCIIMQKNGAGLQTASTCFWDNSTDGSCAVRWENKSMYCIVSVFGLAI from the exons ATGGACGAGTATCAGACGGAAGAAGAG ACTGCATTCGTCGTTGAAGAAGTGACAAAAATCATTAAAGAG TCGGTGGAAGCAGCCATAGGAGGAAATGCCTACCAGCACAACAGAGTAAACCACTGGACCACCAGTGTGGTGGAGCAGTGCCTCAGTCAACTCAGCAAACTCGGGAAGCCTTTCAAATATATAG TAACCTGTATCATCATGCAAAAAAATGGAGCAGGTCTGCAAACAGCTAGCACGTGCTTCTGGGACAACTCTACTGATG GAAGCTGTGCGGTAAGATGGGAGAACAAGTCCATGTACTGTATCGTCAGTGTTTTTGGGCTGGCCATCTGA